CAAAGATGCAGCTACCGCAGTAGGTAAAGCTATTGCTGAACGCGCATTGGAAAAAGGCATCAAAGACGTTGCTTTTGACCGTTCCGGTTTCCAATATCATGGTCGAGTCCAGGCACTGGCAGATGCTGCCCGTGAAGCTGGCCTTCAGTTCTAAGGTAGAGGTGTAAGATGGCTCACATCGAGAAACAAGCTGGCGAACTGCAGGAAAAGCTGATCGCGGTAAATCGCGTATCTAAAACCGTTAAAGGTGGCCGTATTTTCAGCTTCACCGCACTGACTGTAGTGGGTGATGGCAACGGTCGCGTTGGTTTTGGTTACGGTAAAGCACGCGAAGTTCCGGCAGCGATCCAGAAAGCGATGGAAAAAGCCCGTCGCAATATGATGAATGTCGCGCTGAACAACGGCACCCTGCAGCACCCGGTTAAAGGTGCTCACACGGGTTCTCGTGTGTTCATGCAGCCGGCTTCCGAAGGTACCGGTATTATTGCCGGCGGTGCAATGCGCGCCGTTTTGGAAGTCGCAGGGGTACACAACGTATTGGCTAAAGCCTATGGTTCCACTAACCCGATTAACGTGGTTCGTGCAACGATTGATGGCCTGGCCAACATGAAGTCCCCGGAAATGGTCGCTGCCAAGCGTGGTAAATCCGTTGAAGAAATTCTGGGGTAATTAACCATGGCAAAGACTATTAAAATAACTCAAACCCGTAGTGCAATCGGTCGTCTGCCGAAACATAAGGCAACGCTGCTTGGCCTGGGTCTGCGTCGTATTGGTCATACTGTTGAACGTGAGGATACTCCTGCGGTTCGCGGTATGGTCAACGCGGTTTCCTATATGGTTAAAGTGGAGGAGTAACAGATGCGTTTGAATACTCTGTCTCCGGCCGAAGGCGCCAAACATGCTCCGAAGCGTGTAGGTCGTGGTATCGGTTCCGGCCTGGGTAAAACCGGCGGACGCGGCGTCAAGGGCCAGAACTCTCGTTCTGGCGGTGGCGTGCGTCGCGGTTTTGAAGGCGGTCAGATGCCTTTATACCGTCGCCTGCCGAAATTCGGTTTTACTTCTCGCAAAGCAATGGTTACGGCAGAGATTCGTCTGTCTGACCTGGCTAAAGTGGAAGGCGACATCGTTGACCTGAATACACTGAAAGCAGCTAATGTTATTGGCGTTCAGATCGAATTTGCGAAAGTGATTCTGTCTGGTGAGGTTGCTCGTCCGGTAACGATTCGTGGTCTGCGTGTCACTAAAGGTGCTCGTGCTGCTATCGAAGCTGC
This window of the Brenneria goodwinii genome carries:
- the rpsE gene encoding 30S ribosomal protein S5 — its product is MAHIEKQAGELQEKLIAVNRVSKTVKGGRIFSFTALTVVGDGNGRVGFGYGKAREVPAAIQKAMEKARRNMMNVALNNGTLQHPVKGAHTGSRVFMQPASEGTGIIAGGAMRAVLEVAGVHNVLAKAYGSTNPINVVRATIDGLANMKSPEMVAAKRGKSVEEILG
- the rpmD gene encoding 50S ribosomal protein L30 yields the protein MAKTIKITQTRSAIGRLPKHKATLLGLGLRRIGHTVEREDTPAVRGMVNAVSYMVKVEE
- the rplO gene encoding 50S ribosomal protein L15, giving the protein MRLNTLSPAEGAKHAPKRVGRGIGSGLGKTGGRGVKGQNSRSGGGVRRGFEGGQMPLYRRLPKFGFTSRKAMVTAEIRLSDLAKVEGDIVDLNTLKAANVIGVQIEFAKVILSGEVARPVTIRGLRVTKGARAAIEAAGGKIEE